In one Roseburia intestinalis L1-82 genomic region, the following are encoded:
- the gnpA gene encoding 1,3-beta-galactosyl-N-acetylhexosamine phosphorylase, giving the protein MTKQTGRLTLPTDADIVEETIRLKNLLGADALRDCDGTEMPDALLNEPVKKYATYYTTRKDNAWAEQNPEEIQQEYLISNRVTARSEKLCIRLMEGFHTQQLKVNTLDDPKRWWEVIDRTTGEVVSVDDWEFKKEREEVEIKTIPYHEYTVSFLAFLIWDPVHMYNFITNDWKDTPHQLTYDVRQPKTQKYVKEKLKRWCEENPQIDVVRFTTFFHQFTLTFDDKKREKFVEWFGYSASVSPYILEKFEKWAGYKFRPEFIVDQGYHNSMFRVPSREFKDFIEFQQQEVCALAKELVDIVHSYGKEAMMFLGDHWIGTEPYGKYFAEIGLDAVVGSVGSGVTLRMISDIKGVKYTEGRLLPYFFPDVFGEGGDPIGEAKDNWMKARRAILRSPLDRIGYGGYLKLASEWPGFIEEIQSVVGEFRQIHENMNGTKSYVAPFKVAVLNCWGGLRKWMSNQVHHAIWHRETYSAEGVLECLSGMPFDVEFISFDDVKKGIPKDIRVIINVGDAYTSFSGAENWIDEAVVTTLRQFVDEGGGFIGVGEPTAYQHQGRFFQLADVLGVDREMGFSLSTDKYNEKNPQHFILEDIEGDIDFGEGTTRIYAQGDHYQILAMDGEYSQLVVNQYGKGHGVYFAGLPYSPQNCRILLRAIYYAAGMEQEMKRYYVTNVDTEVTVFQKTQKIAVINNSGKECQTDLYINGDFIVRLTLEPGEMRWLNETM; this is encoded by the coding sequence ATGACAAAACAAACAGGCAGACTGACATTGCCGACCGATGCAGACATTGTCGAGGAAACCATACGATTGAAAAATCTTCTTGGAGCAGATGCATTGCGTGACTGTGACGGAACGGAGATGCCGGATGCGTTATTGAATGAGCCGGTAAAGAAATATGCAACGTATTATACGACCAGAAAGGATAATGCCTGGGCCGAGCAAAATCCGGAAGAGATTCAACAGGAATACCTGATCAGCAATCGCGTAACTGCAAGAAGTGAAAAACTATGTATAAGATTGATGGAAGGATTTCATACACAGCAGTTAAAAGTCAATACGTTGGATGATCCCAAAAGATGGTGGGAAGTAATTGATCGCACAACGGGTGAAGTGGTTTCTGTCGATGACTGGGAATTTAAAAAAGAACGGGAAGAAGTTGAAATAAAAACCATTCCTTATCATGAATATACGGTAAGTTTTCTGGCGTTTTTAATATGGGATCCTGTACATATGTATAACTTTATTACAAATGATTGGAAAGATACACCACATCAACTGACATATGATGTGCGGCAGCCGAAAACCCAGAAGTACGTAAAAGAAAAATTAAAACGCTGGTGTGAAGAAAACCCGCAGATCGACGTGGTAAGATTTACAACTTTTTTTCACCAGTTTACACTTACCTTTGATGATAAAAAACGTGAAAAATTTGTAGAATGGTTTGGATATAGTGCAAGTGTAAGTCCATACATATTAGAGAAATTTGAAAAGTGGGCAGGGTATAAATTCAGACCGGAATTTATTGTGGATCAGGGATATCACAACAGCATGTTCCGTGTGCCAAGTCGTGAGTTTAAGGATTTTATTGAATTCCAGCAGCAGGAAGTTTGTGCGCTTGCCAAGGAACTTGTAGATATTGTTCATTCCTATGGAAAAGAAGCGATGATGTTTTTGGGAGATCATTGGATAGGGACGGAACCATACGGAAAATATTTTGCAGAAATTGGTCTGGATGCAGTAGTTGGTTCTGTTGGCAGTGGTGTGACACTCCGTATGATTTCAGATATAAAAGGGGTTAAATATACAGAAGGAAGGCTTTTGCCATATTTTTTCCCCGACGTGTTTGGAGAAGGCGGAGATCCCATAGGGGAGGCAAAGGACAACTGGATGAAAGCGAGAAGGGCAATTTTACGTTCTCCGCTTGACCGCATCGGATATGGCGGATATTTAAAATTGGCCAGTGAATGGCCGGGATTTATAGAAGAGATTCAAAGTGTTGTCGGGGAATTCAGACAGATACATGAAAATATGAACGGGACGAAATCTTATGTTGCACCATTTAAAGTAGCAGTTTTAAACTGTTGGGGAGGTTTGCGGAAATGGATGTCAAACCAGGTGCATCATGCAATATGGCACAGAGAAACTTATTCTGCAGAGGGAGTGCTGGAATGTCTGAGTGGAATGCCGTTTGATGTGGAATTTATCTCTTTTGATGATGTGAAAAAAGGAATCCCAAAAGATATCAGGGTGATCATCAATGTTGGAGATGCATATACGTCATTCAGTGGAGCTGAAAATTGGATTGATGAAGCAGTTGTAACAACGTTAAGACAGTTTGTGGATGAAGGTGGTGGATTTATCGGAGTAGGAGAACCGACAGCATATCAGCATCAGGGAAGATTTTTCCAGCTGGCGGATGTGCTTGGTGTAGATCGTGAGATGGGTTTTTCACTAAGTACAGATAAATATAACGAGAAAAATCCGCAGCATTTTATCTTGGAAGATATTGAAGGGGATATTGATTTCGGAGAAGGTACGACCCGCATTTATGCGCAGGGAGATCATTATCAGATTCTTGCAATGGATGGAGAATACAGCCAGCTGGTTGTTAATCAATACGGAAAAGGTCACGGTGTTTACTTTGCAGGATTGCCGTATTCCCCTCAGAACTGCCGTATTCTGCTTCGTGCAATTTATTATGCAGCGGGAATGGAACAGGAGATGAAACGATATTACGTAACAAATGTAGATACTGAGGTCACTGTTTTTCAGAAAACGCAAAAAATAGCTGTCATAAATAATTCAGGAAAAGAATGTCAGACAGATCTGTATATCAATGGCGATTTTATCGTAAGGTTGACACTAGAACCAGGAGAAATGCGGTGGTTGAATGAGACAATGTAA
- a CDS encoding LysR family transcriptional regulator, whose protein sequence is MNQNLSSYRIFYTVANTGNISKAAKELYISQPAISKSIQKLEEGVGCKLFSRSSRGVVLTDEGKLLYDHVSSAFETLTLGEEKLKRSIELGVGHLKIGVSATLCKYLLLPYLQEFIRQNPHVSISITCQSTNETLELLEDNKIDIGLVGKPDNLKNIHFDFLEEIEDIFVCTKDYLRNLRARGVHKDQILTNSTLMLLDKNNMTRQYIDDYLSDNQIQVKESIDISSMDLLIDFARIGVGVACVIKSFVKEDLASGALVEIPLGIPIHKREVGFAYKTTTKPSKTLGEFIRFYKNF, encoded by the coding sequence ATGAACCAGAATTTATCATCTTACCGGATTTTTTATACCGTTGCAAATACCGGCAACATTTCAAAGGCTGCCAAAGAACTCTACATCAGCCAGCCTGCCATCAGTAAATCCATCCAGAAATTAGAGGAAGGTGTCGGCTGCAAGCTGTTTTCCCGAAGTTCGCGCGGCGTTGTCTTAACCGATGAGGGAAAACTGCTCTACGACCATGTGAGCAGTGCCTTTGAGACTTTAACCCTCGGTGAGGAAAAATTAAAACGTTCCATTGAGCTCGGTGTCGGACACTTAAAGATCGGTGTCAGCGCAACCCTCTGTAAATATCTGCTGCTTCCTTATTTGCAGGAATTTATAAGACAGAACCCGCATGTCTCTATCTCCATCACCTGCCAGTCGACCAACGAGACACTTGAACTGCTCGAGGACAATAAGATCGATATCGGTCTGGTAGGAAAACCGGATAATTTAAAAAATATCCATTTTGATTTTCTCGAAGAGATCGAAGATATCTTTGTCTGCACCAAAGACTATCTGCGGAATTTGCGCGCGCGCGGCGTCCACAAGGATCAGATCCTTACAAACTCAACACTGATGCTGCTCGATAAAAACAATATGACACGCCAATATATCGACGACTATCTTTCTGACAACCAGATTCAGGTCAAGGAATCCATCGACATCTCCAGCATGGATCTTCTGATCGACTTTGCCCGTATCGGTGTCGGCGTTGCCTGCGTCATCAAAAGTTTTGTAAAAGAGGATCTCGCCTCCGGCGCCTTAGTGGAGATTCCGCTTGGCATCCCAATCCATAAGCGTGAGGTCGGTTTTGCCTATAAAACAACGACAAAACCTTCCAAAACACTTGGGGAATTTATCCGGTTTTATAAAAACTTTTAA
- a CDS encoding carbohydrate ABC transporter permease, with product MVCGATNQSIDVVRGKLLPGTYLVENFKALIANQNLGLAMINSFRNAILMTIITLLVCSIAGYGFEIYHDKGKDILMSVLLLAMMLPFVAIMIPLFKMISSWNLVNSWIAFVLPSISTPFMIMMFRQAARSFPHDIIEAARLEGLSEIQIFFRMFVPVMKSTYGAAMTVTFMNAWNSYLWPKIVFQNNDSITMPMLVANLKSGYSVDYGMLMLGVLICTLPTAIIFLCLQKSFANGITGAVK from the coding sequence ATGGTTTGTGGTGCAACCAATCAAAGTATTGATGTGGTCAGGGGAAAACTGCTTCCTGGAACATATTTAGTCGAAAATTTTAAGGCATTGATTGCCAATCAGAATCTGGGGCTGGCAATGATCAATTCATTTCGAAATGCGATTCTTATGACGATTATCACATTATTGGTCTGTTCAATTGCAGGTTATGGATTTGAAATTTATCATGATAAGGGAAAAGACATATTGATGAGTGTATTGTTGTTAGCTATGATGCTGCCATTTGTTGCAATCATGATCCCGCTTTTTAAAATGATCTCTTCCTGGAATCTGGTCAATAGCTGGATTGCATTTGTTTTGCCGTCTATTTCAACGCCATTTATGATTATGATGTTCCGTCAGGCGGCGCGGTCTTTCCCTCATGATATTATAGAGGCGGCTCGTCTGGAGGGGCTAAGTGAAATACAGATTTTTTTCCGGATGTTTGTGCCTGTTATGAAATCAACATATGGAGCTGCAATGACGGTTACTTTTATGAACGCATGGAATAGTTATCTGTGGCCAAAGATTGTCTTTCAAAATAATGATTCCATCACAATGCCAATGCTTGTGGCAAACTTAAAAAGCGGCTACAGTGTTGATTATGGGATGTTGATGCTCGGTGTACTGATCTGTACACTTCCGACGGCGATTATTTTCTTATGTCTGCAGAAAAGTTTTGCAAATGGAATTACGGGGGCTGTTAAATGA
- the leuC gene encoding 3-isopropylmalate dehydratase large subunit, whose protein sequence is MGMTMTQKILAAHAGLPSVSAGQLIEADLDLVLGNDITSPVAIHEMDKMKVDGVFDKDKIALVLDHFVPNKDIKSAQHCKCVREFACRHDITNYFDVGEMGIEHALLPEKGLTVAGDVIIGADSHTCTYGALGAFSTGVGSTDMAAGMATGKAWFKVPAAIKFVLTGKPAKWISGKDIILHIIGMIGVDGALYKSMEFVGDGISFLSMDDRFTIANMAIEAGGKNGIFPVDNLAKEYMEAHSKRPYVVYEADEDAEYEETYTIDLSTLKPTVAFPHLPENTKTIDEVGDIKIDQVVIGSCTNGRMDDLRVAASILKGKKVAKGLRVIVIPATQKIYLDAMEEGLLKTFIEAGAVVSTPTCGPCLGGYMGILAEHERCVSTTNRNFVGRMGHVESEIYLASPAVAAASAITGKLSGPDEVA, encoded by the coding sequence ATGGGGATGACGATGACACAGAAAATCCTTGCAGCTCATGCAGGACTTCCATCAGTCAGTGCCGGACAGCTTATTGAGGCAGATTTGGATCTGGTTTTAGGCAACGACATTACTTCACCGGTAGCGATTCATGAAATGGATAAAATGAAGGTGGACGGTGTCTTTGATAAGGATAAGATCGCACTTGTATTAGATCACTTCGTGCCGAATAAGGATATCAAATCTGCACAGCATTGTAAATGCGTCAGAGAGTTTGCATGCCGGCATGATATTACAAATTATTTTGATGTAGGAGAGATGGGAATAGAGCATGCACTGCTGCCGGAGAAAGGTCTTACCGTGGCAGGCGATGTCATTATCGGTGCGGATTCCCACACCTGTACCTACGGTGCGCTGGGTGCATTTTCCACCGGAGTCGGCAGTACGGATATGGCGGCTGGTATGGCAACCGGAAAAGCATGGTTTAAAGTCCCGGCAGCGATCAAATTTGTCCTGACCGGCAAACCGGCAAAATGGATCAGCGGAAAAGACATCATTTTACATATCATCGGAATGATTGGTGTGGACGGTGCGCTCTACAAATCAATGGAATTTGTTGGGGACGGCATTTCCTTCCTTTCTATGGATGACCGTTTTACAATCGCAAACATGGCAATCGAAGCAGGCGGAAAAAATGGTATTTTCCCGGTAGATAATCTTGCAAAGGAATATATGGAAGCACATTCCAAACGTCCATATGTTGTCTATGAGGCAGATGAGGATGCAGAGTACGAGGAGACTTATACGATCGACCTTAGTACTTTAAAGCCAACCGTTGCATTCCCACACCTTCCGGAGAATACAAAGACGATCGACGAGGTCGGTGACATCAAGATCGACCAGGTAGTGATCGGCTCCTGTACAAATGGAAGAATGGATGACCTGCGTGTGGCAGCATCTATTTTAAAAGGCAAAAAAGTAGCAAAAGGATTGCGTGTGATCGTGATCCCGGCAACACAGAAGATCTACCTCGATGCGATGGAAGAGGGACTGTTAAAGACCTTTATCGAGGCTGGTGCAGTTGTAAGTACACCGACCTGCGGACCTTGCCTTGGCGGTTATATGGGAATCCTCGCAGAGCATGAGCGCTGCGTTTCCACCACAAACCGTAACTTCGTAGGAAGAATGGGACATGTGGAGTCTGAGATTTATCTTGCCAGCCCGGCAGTAGCGGCAGCAAGTGCGATCACCGGAAAACTTTCCGGACCGGATGAAGTAGCATAG
- the leuD gene encoding 3-isopropylmalate dehydratase small subunit, with protein MKAAKGHVFKYGDNVDTDVIIPARYLNSSDPKELALHCMEDIDKDFVKNVKAGDIMVANKNFGCGSSREHAPIAIKAAGVSCVIAETFARIFYRNSINIGLPIIECPQAAKEIEAGDEVEVDFDTGVITDVTKGTSYQGQAFPPFMQKIIDCEGLVNYINQK; from the coding sequence ATGAAAGCAGCAAAAGGTCATGTATTCAAATACGGAGACAACGTAGATACCGATGTCATCATTCCGGCAAGATACTTAAATTCTTCTGATCCGAAGGAACTGGCATTGCATTGCATGGAAGATATCGATAAAGACTTCGTAAAGAATGTCAAAGCAGGAGATATCATGGTGGCAAATAAAAACTTTGGATGCGGTTCATCCAGAGAGCATGCACCGATCGCCATCAAGGCAGCCGGTGTGAGCTGTGTTATCGCAGAGACATTTGCACGCATTTTTTACCGCAATTCGATCAACATCGGACTTCCGATCATCGAATGTCCGCAGGCGGCAAAAGAGATCGAGGCCGGGGACGAAGTAGAAGTCGACTTTGATACCGGAGTGATCACGGATGTGACAAAGGGTACCTCATATCAGGGACAGGCGTTCCCGCCGTTCATGCAGAAAATTATTGACTGTGAGGGACTGGTCAACTATATTAACCAGAAATAA
- a CDS encoding MATE family efflux transporter codes for MKKGTNLLEGSIWKGIVSFAIPLFLGNLFQQLYNTADSLIVGNFLGSDALAAVSSSGSLIFLMVGFFNGIAVGAGVVISKYFGAADYEGLKKAVHTNIAFGLVSGCILTAVGMILAPQILVLMGTPESVLPNSIVYFRVYFAGSVAFVMYNIVMGILQAVGDSRHPLYYLIFSSIVNIVLDLLFVGLLGFGVGAAALATIISQFSSAFLCMLRLMRTKDVYQVQISQIRFHRGMLGQIIGIGLPSGMQNSIISFANIIVQTNINKFGVMAVAGCGVYSKIEGFAFLPITCFAMSLTTFIGQNLGAKQYDRAKKGAYFGITCSTLLAEVVGVIVFFTIPQLAAAFNNEAQVVEFATRQAHIEAFFYCFLAFSHCIAGIMRGAGKSTVPMFVMLASWCIIRITYITVTVHFIPKIQVIFWAYPLTWSISSVIFLIYFLKANWLYSFEKK; via the coding sequence ATGAAAAAAGGAACAAACTTATTAGAGGGTTCCATCTGGAAGGGGATTGTGTCATTTGCAATCCCCCTCTTTTTAGGGAACCTGTTTCAGCAGTTATATAATACCGCCGATTCCCTGATCGTCGGTAATTTTCTTGGCAGTGATGCTCTTGCAGCTGTCAGTTCTTCCGGCAGTCTGATATTTCTGATGGTCGGCTTTTTTAATGGAATTGCAGTTGGTGCCGGCGTTGTCATTTCGAAATATTTTGGAGCAGCAGATTATGAAGGATTGAAAAAAGCAGTACATACCAATATTGCATTTGGTCTGGTGTCCGGCTGTATCCTGACAGCGGTCGGAATGATATTGGCACCCCAGATTCTTGTATTGATGGGAACGCCGGAGTCGGTGCTGCCAAACTCCATTGTATATTTCAGGGTATATTTTGCGGGATCGGTCGCATTTGTCATGTATAATATCGTGATGGGAATCTTGCAGGCGGTCGGGGACAGCAGACATCCGCTTTATTATCTGATCTTCTCATCGATTGTAAATATTGTACTGGATTTATTGTTTGTAGGTTTACTGGGATTTGGCGTTGGTGCTGCGGCACTTGCGACGATCATCTCGCAGTTTTCCAGCGCATTTTTATGTATGCTCCGTCTGATGCGCACCAAAGATGTCTATCAGGTACAGATCTCACAGATCCGTTTTCATAGGGGAATGTTGGGACAGATCATCGGAATCGGACTGCCGTCCGGTATGCAGAACTCCATCATTTCATTTGCCAATATCATCGTGCAGACGAATATCAACAAATTTGGTGTGATGGCAGTTGCGGGATGTGGTGTTTATTCGAAAATAGAAGGATTTGCATTTTTGCCGATCACCTGTTTTGCAATGTCGCTCACAACGTTCATCGGGCAGAATCTCGGAGCAAAACAGTATGACAGGGCCAAAAAAGGTGCGTATTTTGGCATTACCTGTTCGACACTGCTTGCAGAAGTTGTCGGTGTGATCGTATTTTTTACAATTCCGCAGCTTGCAGCGGCATTTAACAATGAAGCGCAGGTTGTTGAATTTGCAACCAGACAGGCTCACATAGAAGCATTTTTCTATTGCTTCCTGGCATTTTCGCACTGTATCGCCGGTATCATGCGCGGTGCGGGAAAATCTACCGTGCCGATGTTTGTCATGCTTGCATCCTGGTGCATCATAAGAATTACATACATCACGGTTACCGTGCATTTTATCCCGAAAATCCAGGTCATCTTCTGGGCGTACCCGCTGACCTGGTCAATCAGTTCGGTGATCTTTTTGATTTACTTCTTAAAAGCGAATTGGCTATATAGTTTTGAAAAGAAATAA
- a CDS encoding ABC transporter substrate-binding protein: protein MKKKALGFMLAATMTVSVFAGCGGNQNEGNTNEKENVTNSNEDTQSVSAETNENGDETLTVWCWDPTFNIYAMEQAEKIYQKDHPDFKLDIQENIYNDIETKLITAATSGDYSTLPDIFLMQDYSFHKNIANFPGIFTELTDSGIDFSQFTEGKLADSTAEGKNYGLPFDNGATIMAIRSDMVEAAGLTVDDFKDTTWSQFEELAKKVVEANGVPMIASSGGSELLMEMLQSAGASPIVDGKVHIADNEALKKTMEVYKKLVDEGIIAEYTDWDQYIASMNDGKTAGVINGCWIMSSIQAAEDQSGKWAIVNMPKLDGVDGATNYANCGGASWAVSSNCKNTELAFDFLKSTFGSSVELYDDLLPNAGAIASYIPAAQSDVYNQASDFYGGQAVYKDIVGYAGSVPAFDCGAYYSDIRSALTDAITNVVQNNADIDGEMNNAQETLEFNIEN, encoded by the coding sequence ATGAAGAAAAAAGCATTGGGATTCATGTTGGCAGCAACTATGACAGTATCTGTGTTTGCCGGATGTGGTGGGAACCAAAATGAAGGAAACACGAACGAAAAAGAAAATGTTACGAACAGTAATGAGGATACGCAGAGTGTTTCCGCAGAAACAAATGAAAATGGAGATGAAACACTTACGGTATGGTGCTGGGATCCCACTTTTAATATTTATGCCATGGAACAGGCAGAAAAGATTTATCAGAAAGACCATCCAGATTTTAAACTGGATATTCAGGAAAATATTTATAATGATATTGAGACAAAGCTGATTACAGCTGCAACGTCAGGAGATTACAGTACTTTACCGGATATTTTTCTGATGCAGGACTATTCATTCCATAAAAATATTGCCAATTTTCCTGGAATTTTTACAGAATTAACAGATTCCGGAATTGATTTTTCGCAGTTTACAGAGGGAAAACTTGCAGATTCCACGGCAGAGGGAAAAAATTATGGACTTCCTTTTGATAATGGTGCAACGATTATGGCAATTCGTTCGGATATGGTAGAGGCGGCAGGTCTTACGGTTGACGATTTTAAGGATACTACATGGTCACAGTTTGAGGAACTTGCAAAAAAAGTAGTAGAGGCGAATGGAGTGCCAATGATCGCTTCCTCCGGTGGATCCGAATTACTTATGGAAATGCTGCAGTCGGCAGGAGCCTCACCAATTGTTGACGGAAAGGTTCATATTGCAGACAATGAAGCGTTAAAAAAGACAATGGAAGTTTATAAAAAATTAGTTGATGAGGGTATTATTGCCGAGTATACGGACTGGGATCAGTATATTGCCTCTATGAATGACGGAAAAACAGCAGGAGTGATCAATGGATGCTGGATCATGTCATCCATTCAGGCGGCAGAGGATCAGTCAGGAAAATGGGCAATTGTAAACATGCCAAAACTGGATGGAGTTGATGGAGCCACAAATTATGCAAATTGTGGTGGTGCAAGCTGGGCAGTATCTTCTAACTGTAAGAATACAGAACTTGCATTTGATTTCTTAAAATCTACATTTGGAAGCAGTGTGGAATTATATGATGATCTGTTGCCGAATGCAGGTGCGATTGCAAGCTACATTCCGGCTGCACAGTCTGATGTATATAATCAGGCATCAGATTTTTATGGTGGACAGGCAGTATATAAAGATATCGTTGGATATGCAGGTTCGGTTCCAGCATTTGACTGTGGTGCATACTATTCGGACATAAGAAGTGCATTGACAGATGCAATCACAAATGTTGTTCAGAATAATGCTGATATTGACGGTGAAATGAATAATGCACAGGAAACATTAGAATTTAATATTGAAAATTAA
- a CDS encoding helix-turn-helix domain-containing protein, with protein sequence MSNELINFEYKGVPDPDFKLRYISISKYEGDWQSHPHTHQFSELFYVISGKGVFYIENDTVSVCADDLIIINPHIEHTEKTMSNDPMTYIVFGVEGLAFYFNSQNAANPKGYSYYNYGSAKTHFINFSQIMIKEFNARKPGFEAICHGLLQVLLVYITREQHLSVISDTTLQISKECFVAKKYIDANYAKNITLDLLAEITHINKFYLSHSFTEYVGTSPINYLMETRLAASKELLLSSSRSIAEVASSTGFSSQSYFSQIFRKNTGMSPLQYRKLKQTDSKTMQDDSYYI encoded by the coding sequence ATGAGTAATGAATTAATTAATTTTGAGTACAAAGGAGTACCCGATCCGGATTTTAAACTTCGTTATATTTCTATTTCTAAATACGAAGGGGATTGGCAAAGCCACCCTCACACCCATCAGTTTTCTGAACTTTTCTATGTTATCAGTGGAAAAGGTGTATTTTACATTGAAAATGATACGGTTTCTGTATGTGCAGACGATCTGATAATCATAAATCCACATATTGAACATACGGAAAAAACGATGTCAAACGATCCTATGACCTATATTGTATTTGGTGTAGAAGGGCTCGCTTTCTATTTTAATTCCCAAAACGCTGCTAACCCAAAAGGATACAGCTACTATAATTATGGTTCCGCCAAAACACACTTTATTAATTTTTCCCAGATTATGATAAAAGAGTTTAATGCAAGAAAGCCAGGTTTTGAAGCAATCTGTCATGGTCTCCTACAGGTTTTGCTTGTTTATATTACACGCGAACAGCATCTTTCTGTCATATCTGATACCACTTTGCAAATATCAAAGGAATGTTTTGTTGCGAAAAAATATATTGATGCTAATTATGCAAAAAATATTACTTTAGATCTGCTCGCTGAAATCACCCATATCAACAAATTTTATTTATCACATTCTTTTACGGAGTATGTTGGAACATCCCCCATCAATTACCTGATGGAAACCAGACTCGCTGCAAGCAAAGAACTATTGCTCAGCTCCAGTCGCTCGATTGCAGAAGTTGCATCCAGCACAGGTTTTTCATCACAGTCGTATTTTTCGCAGATTTTCCGAAAGAATACAGGTATGTCACCCCTGCAATACCGTAAACTGAAACAAACAGATTCGAAAACCATGCAGGATGATTCCTATTATATTTGA
- a CDS encoding carbohydrate ABC transporter permease: MEKKRKLSLERKHNLTGWAFLLPAAILIFVFCFYPMIQALMLSFKNGMGDSVRWVGFANYVRILKDKTFLQCLFNTVFYFIIQVPVMLIIALVLAQLLNNPNIKGKGIYRTMIFLPCATSLVSYSMIFKSLFAQDGLVNHVISAIGLPTVDWFQNAWAARFVIIIALVWRWTGYNMVFYLAGLQNIDYSVYEASRIDGASPFQQFTKITIPLLKPTILLTAIMSTSGTLQLFDESVNLTAGGPGKSTMTLTHYIYNISFVETPKFNYAAALSVFILIIVAILSAIQMKVGDKRE, from the coding sequence ATGGAGAAAAAAAGAAAATTAAGTCTGGAAAGAAAACATAACCTCACTGGTTGGGCGTTTTTGCTTCCGGCAGCTATATTGATTTTTGTATTTTGTTTTTATCCCATGATACAGGCGCTTATGCTGTCATTTAAGAATGGTATGGGAGATTCTGTAAGGTGGGTTGGATTTGCAAACTATGTCAGGATACTGAAGGACAAAACATTTTTGCAGTGCCTTTTCAATACAGTATTTTATTTTATCATACAGGTTCCAGTCATGTTGATCATTGCCCTTGTTCTTGCTCAATTACTGAACAATCCGAATATAAAGGGAAAAGGAATCTATCGAACTATGATTTTCCTGCCATGTGCAACATCACTGGTATCGTATTCTATGATTTTTAAGTCACTGTTTGCGCAGGATGGTCTGGTAAATCACGTTATTTCTGCGATTGGACTTCCGACCGTAGACTGGTTTCAGAATGCATGGGCTGCAAGATTTGTAATTATAATCGCGTTGGTCTGGAGATGGACCGGTTACAATATGGTGTTTTATCTTGCAGGGCTGCAGAATATTGATTATTCCGTCTATGAGGCGAGTCGTATTGATGGGGCATCACCGTTTCAACAGTTTACAAAGATCACCATTCCACTGTTAAAGCCTACCATATTACTGACGGCTATTATGTCAACGTCTGGAACACTGCAGTTGTTTGACGAGTCTGTAAATTTAACGGCTGGTGGACCGGGAAAGTCAACAATGACATTGACGCATTATATTTATAACATTTCTTTTGTGGAGACACCAAAATTTAATTATGCGGCAGCACTTTCAGTGTTTATCCTTATTATAGTGGCAATTTTGTCTGCAATTCAAATGAAAGTAGGTGACAAACGTGAGTAA